ATCGCAGGGCTACAGGACATCTCGGCCGGCAGCATTGCCATCAATGGCAAAACGGTCAGTGCAGATGGCTGCTTCGTTGCACCGGAAAAGCGCAGCATAGGGATGATATTTCAGGACTATGCGCTCTTTCCTCATCTCACCGTTGCCGACAATATCCTCTTTGGGGTCCGTCAGCTTGATAAACAAAGCCGCAGCGTCAGGCTTGAGGAAATGTTGAGTCTGGTCAAGCTGGAGGGGCTCGGTAAGCGTTATCCACATGAGTTGTCGGGTGGTCAACAGCAACGGGTGTCCATTGCCAGAGCTTTGGCCTATGAGCCGGATCTTCTTTTGCTGGATGAGCCTTTTTCCAATATTGATGCTCAGGTACGCCGGGCCCTGATGCTGGAAATCCGGGCCATACTCAAGGCGCGCAATGTCAGTGCGGTGTTTGTGACCCACAGTAAAGATGAGGCCTTCGCCTTTGCCGATACCCTGGCACTGTTTGAAGCGGGCCGGATAGTGCAGCATGGCATTCCGGAAACCCTGTATCAAAGCCCCAACACACCCTATGTGGCCGATTTTCTCGGTGCCAGCAATTATCTGGATGTGAGGCTCGAAGCTGGGCAACTCATCAGTACGCTGGGGGCTTTCCCATTACCGCAAGACTTTAAGGCAGCATCTGAAACCGGCCGCTGGCTGCTGCGCCCCGAGCAGTTATTGATTGAAGCCAGAGCCGATGGGGCAGGGGAGATACTTGAGCGTCGCTTTCTTGGTAACGGTTGCCATTATCTGGTGCGCCTTGGCGAGCAAGTGCTGGATATCCACAGCCACCTTGGCCATCTTGCCTGTGGTAGT
This portion of the Shewanella amazonensis SB2B genome encodes:
- a CDS encoding ABC transporter ATP-binding protein, coding for MSTLSIQGLHSDYRGEQVLRGLNLTLTQGEITALLGPSGCGKTTLLRTIAGLQDISAGSIAINGKTVSADGCFVAPEKRSIGMIFQDYALFPHLTVADNILFGVRQLDKQSRSVRLEEMLSLVKLEGLGKRYPHELSGGQQQRVSIARALAYEPDLLLLDEPFSNIDAQVRRALMLEIRAILKARNVSAVFVTHSKDEAFAFADTLALFEAGRIVQHGIPETLYQSPNTPYVADFLGASNYLDVRLEAGQLISTLGAFPLPQDFKAASETGRWLLRPEQLLIEARADGAGEILERRFLGNGCHYLVRLGEQVLDIHSHLGHLACGSRVSLSAAADTPVIFA